The proteins below are encoded in one region of Asticcacaulis excentricus CB 48:
- a CDS encoding formylglycine-generating enzyme family protein produces the protein MRTSDRPASLEQNSLIQQETRMFILRKLVGLSALIFACAGGVSLTGITVAVAATASDGLKPGEVFSDCADVCPQMVVIPAGRFTREAPKGDKKPAITEVEIKALAVGRFEVTFREYDACVAAKACTRISDLGWGRDRRPVINISWNDAQTYVRWLSTKTGQTYRLLSDAEWEYAARAGQAASSKSAKDLDATQAVFAPRERTEPVGTRPANGFGLYDMFGNALEWVEDCWSEADAAPEKDGMSLSSADCRQRVLRGGSWVYGAAFLRPNARFKDRTSAINFDQGIRIARELSRNGHTN, from the coding sequence ATGCGCACTTCTGACCGCCCCGCAAGCCTTGAGCAAAACAGCCTAATCCAACAGGAAACGCGTATGTTCATCCTCCGTAAATTGGTGGGTTTGTCAGCCTTGATTTTTGCCTGTGCGGGCGGCGTAAGCCTTACAGGCATTACAGTCGCTGTGGCGGCGACGGCGTCAGACGGCCTGAAGCCCGGAGAGGTCTTCAGTGATTGCGCCGACGTATGCCCGCAAATGGTCGTGATCCCGGCCGGTCGGTTTACGCGCGAGGCTCCCAAAGGCGATAAAAAACCGGCGATCACAGAGGTTGAGATAAAGGCGCTGGCGGTTGGGCGCTTTGAAGTTACTTTCCGCGAATATGATGCGTGCGTGGCCGCCAAAGCCTGCACACGGATCAGTGATCTGGGGTGGGGACGAGACAGACGTCCGGTTATTAATATCTCGTGGAATGATGCGCAGACCTATGTCCGCTGGTTGAGCACCAAGACAGGTCAAACCTATCGGCTGCTTAGCGACGCAGAATGGGAGTATGCAGCGCGTGCCGGTCAAGCCGCTTCCTCTAAGTCAGCTAAAGATTTGGATGCCACCCAGGCGGTATTTGCACCACGTGAGAGGACGGAGCCAGTGGGGACGCGGCCGGCAAATGGCTTTGGGCTCTACGACATGTTCGGCAACGCTCTGGAATGGGTAGAGGATTGCTGGAGCGAGGCCGATGCGGCCCCCGAAAAGGATGGGATGTCACTCAGCTCAGCTGACTGTCGGCAACGCGTCCTGCGGGGTGGATCTTGGGTCTATGGGGCGGCGTTTCTTCGGCCAAACGCACGCTTTAAGGATCGCACCTCAGCGATTAACTTCGATCAGGGAATTCGAATCGCTCGCGAGTTAAGTCGAAATGGTCATACCAATTGA
- a CDS encoding DUF6445 family protein: MINETSHGLNFASRPKATLVGAEKEPLIIIDDAFLDPDALVHYATTQARFGPGGAAYPGVRAAVPEGLNAALFYALQPLMQQVFGVTEEDEVSMASSYSVISFQPEHLSQARSLPHYDSTPDKNLAIVVYLCDETWGGTRFYRHRSTGFERVSTDRSEAYNLRLGQELLHGPPIRGYPDAAHPLFDVVYEVEARFNRLVLYRSRALHSAIIANANRHVENAFTGRLTLTSFIEARHQGPWSR, translated from the coding sequence ATGATCAACGAAACCAGCCATGGGCTCAACTTCGCATCCCGACCCAAGGCGACGCTTGTGGGCGCGGAAAAGGAGCCGTTGATCATTATTGATGATGCCTTTCTCGACCCGGACGCTCTGGTGCACTACGCGACCACGCAGGCCCGGTTTGGGCCCGGCGGTGCGGCCTATCCGGGTGTACGTGCGGCCGTCCCCGAAGGGCTTAACGCAGCGTTGTTCTACGCTTTGCAGCCACTCATGCAGCAGGTGTTTGGGGTAACAGAGGAGGACGAGGTGTCCATGGCATCGTCCTATTCGGTTATCTCTTTCCAACCGGAACACCTGTCACAGGCGCGGAGCCTTCCTCACTACGATTCAACACCGGACAAAAATCTGGCTATCGTGGTTTATCTGTGTGACGAAACTTGGGGTGGGACGCGCTTTTATCGTCACCGCTCAACCGGTTTTGAGCGTGTCTCAACTGACCGCAGCGAAGCCTACAATTTGCGTTTGGGTCAGGAGTTGCTGCATGGGCCGCCGATAAGGGGCTATCCCGATGCAGCACATCCTCTGTTCGACGTGGTGTATGAGGTTGAGGCGCGCTTCAATCGTCTTGTGCTTTATCGCTCACGCGCGCTGCATTCTGCGATTATAGCGAACGCAAACAGGCACGTGGAGAACGCGTTTACAGGGCGCCTGACCCTGACCTCTTTCATCGAGGCGCGCCATCAGGGGCCCTGGAGCCGATGA
- a CDS encoding glycosyl hydrolase 115 family protein: MSRVWLFSTLLLACSGAASAAETTLFDGTQPISIVHDKNATVSLAAQMLSDDLKALTGQPAKVSQRLSDCAQVCVVIGQFDAPVVTKLAKAAGVDPLALKGAWERYGRVAFTHQGKTYVLVYGSDRRGTIYGVTDLSRELGVSPWEWWADVKPRRVSRLTFDGAPRQSKAPSVQYRGIFLNDEDWGLEPWAGKTLEPEVGNIGPKTYKRVFELMWRLKANTLWPAMHINTVQFYGNKANPKLADDYAIVMGTSHAEPMARNNLREWDEARNGPFNFKVNRDKILDYWRTRLKETARDENIYTVGLRGLHDGPMQGADTLEARKDVLQSVIGLQRDLIRSTFRKAPETVPQAYVLYHELQEAYDAGLKLPEDVTLMWADDNYGYVRRLSNAEERKRSGGSGVYYHLSYWGRPHDYLWLGTTHPALIHAEMQKSYALDARRIWIVNVGDIKPIEYLTEYFLDLAFDADRFAEDPRDHLTKWAAEQFGPEQATPVADLMMGYYDLAFERKPEYMGFSETEPVTPVTESDFVKPDGEKAQARLKAYADLVARAEAVANTLPSDRKSAFFEMILYPVRGAANLNSRKLNLDLANLYARQGRASANAYVAKAKAAHQALVADTATYNGLENGKWNHMMDMAPRKLPVFLEPIWPQWSVSPEKGCAAAVSGGWWNDENALTFVTGQPRSRVIELFSRDTEARDWSLKVTGDSLKISDTSGRLVTGNGFEQRLTVSYDGGASTGPIDIACGGKTVRVYTKLLPAPAQTAFIENDRRVVIPLASQSGEDWERLDGLGHSGNSLRSRLTLPTRATASGTPLTYSFTTYSAVGGTVSVVALPVHALNPATGLKVAVQLDDGPLHVMDFATAGRSDVWRGNVLINKAVETWSFKKLNAGVHTLKLWPLDPGVVLDYAEVKLDGADKYYGVVEASTH, encoded by the coding sequence ATGTCACGAGTTTGGCTTTTTTCGACCCTGCTACTGGCCTGTTCGGGCGCGGCCTCGGCGGCGGAGACCACCCTGTTTGACGGCACGCAGCCGATCAGCATCGTCCACGACAAGAACGCGACCGTATCTCTGGCGGCGCAGATGCTGTCGGACGATCTGAAGGCGCTTACGGGTCAGCCGGCGAAGGTATCGCAACGCCTGTCTGACTGCGCGCAGGTTTGCGTTGTTATCGGGCAATTTGATGCGCCGGTTGTCACGAAGCTGGCTAAGGCGGCAGGGGTTGATCCGCTCGCGCTGAAGGGGGCGTGGGAACGTTATGGTCGGGTAGCCTTCACGCATCAGGGCAAGACCTATGTGCTGGTCTATGGCTCCGACCGACGCGGCACCATTTATGGCGTCACGGACCTGTCGCGTGAGCTGGGCGTGTCGCCCTGGGAATGGTGGGCGGATGTCAAGCCACGCCGCGTAAGCCGCCTCACCTTCGATGGGGCGCCGCGCCAGTCGAAAGCACCGTCGGTGCAGTATCGCGGCATCTTTCTAAATGATGAGGACTGGGGCCTTGAGCCGTGGGCCGGCAAGACGCTGGAGCCGGAAGTCGGCAATATCGGGCCCAAGACCTATAAGCGTGTTTTTGAGCTGATGTGGCGCCTGAAGGCCAATACATTATGGCCGGCCATGCACATCAACACCGTTCAGTTCTATGGCAATAAGGCCAACCCCAAGCTGGCCGACGACTACGCGATTGTCATGGGCACCTCGCACGCCGAGCCGATGGCGCGCAACAATCTGCGCGAATGGGATGAGGCGCGCAACGGCCCCTTCAATTTCAAGGTCAACCGCGACAAGATCCTCGACTACTGGCGCACGCGTCTGAAGGAGACAGCCCGCGACGAGAACATTTATACGGTCGGCCTGCGCGGCCTGCATGATGGCCCCATGCAGGGCGCCGATACCCTTGAGGCCCGCAAGGACGTGCTTCAATCGGTGATCGGCCTGCAACGCGATCTGATCCGGTCAACCTTCCGTAAGGCGCCGGAGACGGTGCCGCAGGCTTATGTTCTCTATCACGAGCTTCAGGAGGCCTATGATGCCGGGCTGAAACTGCCCGAAGACGTGACCCTGATGTGGGCGGATGACAATTACGGCTATGTGCGCCGCCTGAGCAATGCGGAGGAGCGCAAACGGTCCGGTGGATCGGGCGTCTATTACCACCTGTCCTACTGGGGACGTCCGCACGATTATTTGTGGCTGGGGACGACGCACCCGGCGTTGATTCATGCTGAAATGCAGAAGTCTTACGCGCTGGACGCCCGGCGCATCTGGATCGTCAATGTCGGCGACATCAAGCCGATTGAGTATCTGACGGAATATTTCCTAGACCTCGCCTTCGATGCCGACCGCTTTGCCGAGGACCCGCGCGACCACCTTACCAAATGGGCAGCGGAGCAGTTTGGCCCCGAGCAGGCGACGCCAGTCGCCGACCTGATGATGGGTTATTATGACCTCGCCTTCGAACGGAAGCCCGAATATATGGGCTTCTCCGAGACCGAACCGGTCACGCCGGTGACGGAGAGCGATTTCGTCAAGCCCGACGGCGAAAAGGCGCAGGCGCGCCTTAAGGCCTATGCGGATCTGGTGGCCCGCGCCGAGGCGGTGGCGAATACCCTGCCTTCCGACCGTAAGTCGGCCTTTTTCGAGATGATCCTCTATCCGGTGCGCGGCGCAGCCAATCTCAACAGCCGTAAACTGAACCTTGATCTGGCTAATCTCTATGCCCGTCAGGGCCGCGCCAGCGCCAATGCTTATGTGGCGAAGGCCAAGGCGGCGCATCAGGCGCTAGTCGCCGATACGGCCACCTATAATGGGCTGGAAAACGGCAAGTGGAACCATATGATGGATATGGCCCCGCGTAAACTGCCGGTGTTTTTGGAACCCATCTGGCCGCAATGGTCAGTGTCGCCGGAAAAGGGCTGTGCAGCGGCGGTCTCAGGCGGCTGGTGGAACGATGAAAACGCGCTGACATTTGTCACGGGTCAGCCGCGAAGCCGCGTCATCGAGCTTTTCAGCCGCGATACGGAGGCCCGCGACTGGTCACTTAAGGTCACGGGGGACAGCCTCAAAATTTCCGACACCAGCGGGCGTCTGGTGACCGGCAACGGTTTTGAGCAACGCCTGACCGTCAGCTATGACGGTGGGGCCTCTACTGGTCCTATCGACATTGCCTGCGGCGGTAAGACAGTCCGCGTCTATACCAAGCTGCTGCCCGCGCCGGCCCAGACGGCGTTTATCGAAAACGACCGCCGTGTCGTCATCCCGCTGGCCTCACAGAGTGGGGAAGATTGGGAACGACTGGACGGTCTCGGTCATTCCGGCAACAGCCTGCGCTCACGTCTAACCCTGCCCACGCGCGCGACCGCTTCTGGCACGCCCCTGACTTATAGCTTTACCACCTATAGCGCCGTGGGCGGCACGGTAAGTGTCGTGGCCCTGCCGGTTCATGCGCTCAATCCGGCGACAGGCCTGAAGGTCGCAGTACAGCTGGATGATGGCCCGCTTCACGTGATGGACTTCGCCACGGCAGGCCGCAGCGATGTCTGGCGTGGCAATGTCCTGATCAACAAGGCTGTGGAAACCTGGAGCTTCAAAAAACTGAATGCTGGGGTTCACACGCTGAAACTCTGGCCGCTCGATCCCGGCGTGGTGCTCGATTATGCCGAGGTGAAGCTGGATGGGGCCGATAAATACTACGGTGTGGTTGAGGCCTCTACCCACTGA
- a CDS encoding rhamnogalacturonidase, which translates to MLPATLAGLTLPEISWAGPGAPDTPFGLNVRHCGARGDGVTIDSPSINAAIEQLAAQGGGTLYFPAGTYACYTIRLKSRIRLYLDAGAVILAAPTPKEGLATGGYDQDVELPESYRDYQDHGHSHWRNSLIWGEGLSDIAIEGPGLIWGKGLGRGHDYDFDMPISGRPGVGDKSIALKLCRNVLLRDFRMLKAGWFALLATGVDNLTIDNLLIDTNRDGLDIDCCRNVRVSNCTINAPWDDAICPKSSFALGYARATENVTIDNCYVSGSYEIGSVLDGTWKVYPFAPRGSHGRIKFGTESNGGFRNITITNCVFDKCRGLALETVDGARLEDITISNITMRDVTTSPVFLRLGRRMRGPASLSVGTLRRVLITNITSSGANRMPSIIAGIEGHPVEDVQISQCHFEQEGGGDEALASIIPLQNEAGYPEPTMFGHLPAHGFFVRHARNLVFSNLSFDLQTSDARPAFWMQNVEGVHLNALRLPDQETRFVLNNVTDFATTGSLTVPEKRLRKVEHAHF; encoded by the coding sequence ATGCTGCCGGCCACGCTGGCCGGCCTGACCTTGCCTGAGATCTCATGGGCAGGGCCTGGGGCTCCGGACACGCCCTTCGGCTTGAATGTCCGACATTGCGGAGCGCGCGGTGATGGCGTGACCATCGACAGCCCCTCCATCAATGCCGCCATTGAGCAACTTGCGGCCCAAGGCGGTGGAACCCTCTATTTTCCGGCGGGCACCTATGCGTGCTACACGATCCGCCTGAAAAGCCGTATTCGCCTGTACCTCGATGCTGGTGCGGTCATTTTGGCCGCCCCCACGCCAAAGGAGGGGCTGGCAACGGGCGGCTATGATCAGGATGTCGAACTGCCGGAAAGCTATCGCGATTATCAGGATCATGGACATAGCCACTGGCGAAATAGCCTGATCTGGGGTGAGGGTCTGAGCGATATTGCCATCGAAGGTCCCGGCCTGATCTGGGGTAAGGGGCTGGGACGCGGCCACGACTATGATTTCGATATGCCGATCTCTGGTCGACCCGGCGTCGGTGACAAATCCATTGCCCTTAAGCTGTGTCGCAACGTCCTGTTGCGTGATTTCCGCATGTTAAAGGCAGGATGGTTTGCCCTGCTGGCGACGGGTGTGGACAATCTGACCATCGATAACCTGCTGATCGACACCAACCGCGACGGACTGGACATTGATTGTTGTCGCAACGTTAGAGTCAGTAACTGCACTATCAACGCGCCGTGGGATGATGCTATCTGTCCCAAATCGTCGTTCGCGCTGGGCTATGCGCGCGCAACAGAAAACGTAACGATTGATAACTGCTATGTGTCCGGCAGCTACGAAATCGGCTCGGTGCTGGACGGGACGTGGAAGGTCTATCCGTTTGCCCCGCGCGGGTCACACGGACGCATTAAGTTCGGCACAGAGTCCAATGGTGGGTTCCGTAACATAACCATTACGAACTGCGTATTCGATAAATGTCGCGGGCTGGCGCTGGAAACGGTGGATGGGGCACGTCTGGAAGACATAACGATCAGCAATATTACTATGCGTGACGTCACGACCTCGCCGGTCTTCCTCAGACTGGGACGTCGCATGCGCGGACCGGCCTCGCTCTCTGTGGGCACGTTGCGCCGCGTCCTCATCACCAACATCACTTCATCAGGTGCCAACAGGATGCCGTCGATCATCGCGGGCATTGAAGGGCACCCGGTGGAAGACGTTCAGATCAGTCAATGCCATTTTGAACAAGAGGGTGGTGGCGACGAAGCGCTCGCGTCGATCATACCGCTGCAAAACGAGGCTGGCTATCCAGAGCCCACCATGTTCGGGCATTTGCCAGCGCATGGTTTTTTTGTACGCCATGCGCGGAACCTGGTTTTCAGCAACCTCTCTTTTGATCTCCAGACTTCAGACGCCAGGCCCGCGTTCTGGATGCAAAATGTTGAGGGTGTGCACCTGAATGCGCTGCGACTTCCTGATCAGGAAACCAGGTTCGTCCTGAACAATGTTACTGATTTTGCAACAACAGGCAGCCTCACTGTTCCGGAGAAACGTCTGCGAAAGGTGGAACATGCGCACTTCTGA
- a CDS encoding glycoside hydrolase family 2 TIM barrel-domain containing protein, with product MSYRPYALASVLTGLAMLVPVPSFAQTPPAQGTAEWEQPEVVAVNREPMKATFFNFESRDLALKGDKSASTRFLSLDGTWDFKFSKGVDNRPKDFYKAGANLSGWDKIQVPGMIQAQGDGKFGLPEFFNIKYPFPANEPFIPHDMIEVGSYKRSFEVAADWTGQDVFLHIGAAGAAYYIWVNGEKVGYSEDSKLPSEFNVTKFLKPGHNEIALEIYRYADGSYLEDQDFWRLSGIERSVYLYAEPKTRLRDFTVRATLDKTYTDGVFALEAELAGQKGAATVTATVYDGETPVLKTTSKASVGKPAQLSGTLKGVKAWTAETPNLYRLVIEVTDAKGNLISATAKKIGFRTVEIRNGEVQVNGKRILIKGVNRHEHDPKTYRVMTQELMRKDVELMKQANVNALRTSHYPNDPYLYDLADEYGLYIMDEANIESHEYMTLGRDTGDVSVQLGYKPHWAAAHLDRVSRMVERDKNHPSIIFWSLGNETGVGPNFEAAAKWVRQTDPTRLISFLGYSALTEEHRPNAYVDIYAPMYDDIDRMRDYAEDPQFTQPMIQTEYAHAMGNSLGNFADYWETIRAHKKLQGGFVWDWVDQYVYAKDARGRTYWASGFDLNPKHGDNSVIGDGVIKADRDPDPEYYELRHVQAPLAFSRDASGTVSVQNRHDFIDLSGYELRWELAVGGRRQTGGTLPTPVVKAGETKPLTLNLPDLPADGEAILTLRALSREGAVKGVPGGTELAFGQFILRPATPLPSLVVGGVQLSRTSEALSLKAATRQLTVDLRTGLMRYDEAGRRLLSGGMPNFWRGLTDNDVGIGLAKSHADWKHYSTKRRLRGIDSGPDRIKVRYALGEGGGRFDITYQMSADGQVDVTADFVPLKDDLPDPLRVGLRFDFDAALDGLNWYGRGPWESYADRKTGAALGLYSASVRAQYHDYARPQESGNKTDVRWLSLSDAAGFGVRVSGAQPLSVNALPFPYEDLYMRPQGTWKSSDIVPRGDGSLLVDITQAGVGGDTGWNSIGRPLVKYRIPLQPVSYRFRLSANEKTN from the coding sequence ATGTCCTATCGTCCTTATGCGCTGGCCTCGGTTCTCACCGGGCTGGCGATGCTTGTGCCTGTGCCATCGTTTGCACAAACGCCCCCAGCGCAGGGGACGGCAGAATGGGAGCAGCCTGAGGTGGTGGCGGTGAACCGCGAGCCGATGAAGGCGACCTTCTTCAATTTCGAGAGCCGTGATCTTGCGCTGAAGGGCGACAAATCGGCCTCAACGCGCTTTTTGTCGCTGGATGGCACCTGGGATTTCAAATTCTCCAAAGGTGTCGATAATCGCCCGAAAGATTTCTACAAAGCCGGCGCGAACCTGAGCGGCTGGGATAAGATTCAGGTCCCCGGCATGATTCAGGCGCAGGGCGACGGCAAGTTCGGCCTGCCGGAATTCTTCAATATCAAATATCCCTTCCCGGCGAATGAGCCCTTCATCCCGCACGATATGATCGAGGTGGGCTCGTACAAGCGTAGCTTCGAGGTGGCCGCGGATTGGACCGGTCAGGATGTGTTTTTGCATATCGGCGCGGCGGGTGCGGCCTATTACATCTGGGTCAATGGCGAGAAGGTCGGCTATTCGGAAGATTCTAAGCTGCCGTCCGAATTCAATGTGACGAAGTTCCTCAAGCCTGGTCACAATGAGATCGCGCTGGAAATCTACCGCTATGCCGATGGTTCTTACCTTGAGGATCAGGACTTCTGGCGGCTGTCGGGGATTGAGCGCTCGGTCTATCTTTATGCGGAGCCCAAAACGCGCCTGCGCGATTTCACGGTGCGCGCCACCCTCGACAAGACCTATACAGACGGCGTCTTTGCGCTGGAGGCCGAACTGGCGGGTCAGAAAGGTGCGGCCACAGTGACCGCCACCGTCTATGACGGCGAGACGCCGGTGCTGAAAACCACGAGCAAGGCCAGTGTCGGCAAGCCCGCGCAACTGAGCGGCACACTCAAGGGCGTCAAGGCGTGGACGGCGGAGACGCCCAACCTTTACCGGCTGGTGATCGAGGTCACCGACGCCAAGGGCAATCTGATCTCGGCCACCGCGAAGAAGATCGGCTTCCGCACGGTGGAAATCCGCAATGGCGAGGTCCAGGTCAATGGCAAGCGCATCCTGATCAAAGGCGTCAACCGCCACGAGCACGACCCGAAAACCTACCGCGTCATGACGCAGGAGCTAATGCGCAAGGATGTCGAGCTGATGAAGCAGGCCAATGTCAATGCGCTGCGCACCTCGCACTATCCCAACGACCCGTATCTCTACGACCTCGCTGACGAATATGGCCTCTATATCATGGACGAGGCCAATATCGAGAGCCATGAATATATGACGCTGGGCCGGGATACCGGCGATGTCAGCGTGCAGTTGGGCTACAAGCCGCACTGGGCCGCCGCGCATCTAGATCGCGTCAGCCGTATGGTTGAACGCGACAAGAACCACCCGTCGATCATCTTCTGGTCGCTCGGCAATGAAACGGGGGTTGGCCCCAATTTCGAGGCCGCGGCAAAATGGGTGCGGCAGACTGATCCGACGCGTCTGATCTCCTTCCTCGGCTACAGCGCCCTGACCGAAGAACACAGGCCCAATGCGTATGTCGATATCTATGCGCCGATGTATGACGATATCGATCGGATGCGCGACTATGCCGAAGACCCGCAATTCACCCAGCCGATGATCCAGACGGAATATGCCCATGCCATGGGCAACAGTCTGGGCAACTTCGCCGACTACTGGGAGACGATCCGAGCGCACAAAAAGCTTCAGGGGGGCTTTGTCTGGGACTGGGTCGATCAGTATGTCTATGCCAAGGACGCCAGGGGTCGCACCTATTGGGCGTCTGGTTTCGACCTTAACCCCAAACACGGCGATAACAGCGTCATCGGCGACGGTGTGATCAAGGCCGACCGCGACCCGGACCCCGAATATTACGAGTTGCGCCACGTTCAGGCCCCGCTGGCCTTTAGTCGTGATGCAAGCGGTACGGTTTCTGTGCAAAACCGTCACGATTTCATAGATTTATCGGGCTATGAACTGCGCTGGGAACTGGCGGTTGGTGGCCGTAGACAGACCGGCGGTACTCTCCCGACGCCTGTGGTCAAGGCGGGTGAGACGAAGCCGCTGACGCTGAATCTGCCTGACCTGCCCGCCGACGGTGAAGCCATCCTGACTCTGCGAGCCCTGTCGCGGGAGGGGGCCGTCAAAGGCGTGCCAGGTGGTACCGAACTGGCTTTTGGCCAGTTTATCCTCCGCCCGGCCACGCCCCTGCCGTCGCTAGTGGTGGGCGGCGTTCAGTTATCGCGCACGTCTGAGGCTTTGTCGCTTAAGGCGGCGACGCGACAATTGACGGTGGACCTGCGCACCGGCTTGATGCGTTACGACGAGGCGGGCCGTCGCCTTCTTAGCGGCGGGATGCCCAATTTCTGGCGCGGCCTGACCGATAATGATGTCGGCATCGGCCTTGCAAAAAGTCACGCCGACTGGAAGCATTATTCCACCAAGAGGCGTCTGCGGGGTATCGATAGCGGCCCCGACCGCATCAAGGTGCGCTATGCGCTGGGTGAAGGCGGCGGGCGCTTTGACATTACCTATCAGATGTCCGCCGATGGTCAGGTCGATGTCACCGCTGATTTTGTGCCGTTAAAAGACGATCTGCCTGACCCGCTGCGCGTCGGTCTGCGCTTCGATTTCGATGCGGCACTGGACGGGCTGAACTGGTACGGGCGCGGGCCGTGGGAAAGCTATGCCGACCGCAAGACGGGCGCGGCGCTGGGGCTCTATAGCGCATCCGTGCGGGCGCAATATCATGACTATGCCCGCCCGCAGGAATCCGGCAACAAGACCGATGTGCGCTGGCTGAGCCTGTCTGATGCAGCTGGCTTTGGTGTCCGCGTCAGCGGAGCGCAGCCCCTGTCGGTCAATGCCCTCCCGTTCCCCTATGAGGACCTCTACATGCGCCCCCAAGGCACATGGAAGTCCTCAGATATCGTGCCGCGTGGTGACGGGTCGCTGCTGGTCGATATCACTCAGGCCGGGGTTGGCGGCGATACCGGCTGGAACAGTATTGGACGCCCGCTTGTGAAATACCGCATCCCCTTGCAGCCGGTCAGCTATCGCTTCCGCCTTTCGGCTAATGAAAAGACGAATTAA